Proteins co-encoded in one Sporosarcina sp. FSL K6-1522 genomic window:
- a CDS encoding nitroreductase family protein: MTTTVDSSVYNVMKARKSVRVFNPDFTIPKEEIEEILELASIAPSSSNLQSWRFLVIQDASVKKELKAIANNQAQAEESSAVIAILGDVDAYKKVEQIYTQNVAEGHMDESIKDRTIASTYAVYPNVSREARMNIASFDAGLVSMQFMLIAKERGYDTSTMGGFDKVKFAERFELPDNLFPIVLIALGKAAAPAYGSSRLPLDEVVRFI; this comes from the coding sequence ATGACTACAACAGTGGATTCAAGTGTATATAATGTCATGAAGGCAAGAAAATCAGTAAGGGTGTTCAATCCGGATTTTACAATCCCAAAAGAAGAAATTGAAGAGATATTAGAACTGGCTTCAATTGCCCCTTCATCGAGCAACCTACAATCTTGGCGGTTTTTGGTCATTCAAGATGCAAGCGTGAAGAAGGAATTGAAGGCAATTGCCAATAACCAAGCCCAAGCCGAGGAATCATCTGCTGTTATCGCTATCTTGGGTGATGTCGATGCATATAAGAAAGTGGAACAAATCTACACACAAAACGTTGCAGAGGGACATATGGATGAGTCGATTAAAGATCGCACAATTGCGAGTACGTATGCAGTCTATCCAAATGTTTCAAGAGAGGCGAGAATGAATATTGCTTCTTTTGATGCAGGGCTTGTTTCGATGCAATTCATGCTGATTGCCAAAGAAAGAGGTTACGACACTTCAACAATGGGCGGGTTTGATAAAGTGAAATTTGCTGAGCGATTTGAACTTCCAGATAACTTATTCCCAATTGTACTGATTGCTTTAGGTAAGGCTGCTGCGCCGGCATACGGTTCTTCTCGACTGCCTTTGGATGAAGTTGTACGTTTTATATAA
- a CDS encoding nitric oxide synthase oxygenase translates to MIIVSKQLENNELILKAEKFIHSCYKEIGMSVEQQTERVEEVRREISETGTYYHTSLELEHGAKMAWRNNNRCIGRLFWDTLHVFDERALETLEDVYNALLKHIEFATNEGKIRSTITVFQPPQGGNDTIRIWNHQLIRYAGYEENGRVIGDSTSVTFTKMCEELGWKGKRTAYDVLPLVLQLKGESPRFFEIPQKLVKEVEIMHPELDGFPELGAKWYAVPIISNMRLEIGGIDYPMAPFNGWYMGTEIGARNLADEDRYDLLPKVAELMGLDIKSNRSLWKDKALVELNIAVLDSYNNAGVTIVDHHTAAKQFKRFEKNEQVKGREITGNWTWLIPPLSPATTHVFHSPYNNEIVTPNYFYQKDPDSC, encoded by the coding sequence ATGATAATAGTGAGTAAGCAACTTGAGAATAATGAATTAATACTAAAGGCCGAGAAATTTATACATAGCTGTTACAAAGAAATTGGAATGTCAGTAGAGCAACAGACAGAGCGAGTGGAGGAAGTACGTAGAGAAATCAGTGAAACTGGAACGTACTACCATACTTCGTTAGAACTTGAACATGGAGCTAAAATGGCTTGGCGCAATAATAATCGCTGTATCGGACGTTTGTTTTGGGATACGCTTCATGTATTTGACGAGCGAGCATTGGAAACGTTGGAAGATGTCTACAATGCTTTACTGAAACATATTGAATTTGCAACAAATGAAGGGAAAATACGTTCGACGATTACGGTATTTCAACCGCCACAAGGCGGAAATGACACAATTCGAATATGGAACCATCAGCTTATACGTTATGCAGGATATGAAGAGAATGGACGAGTTATCGGAGATTCGACATCGGTGACATTTACGAAAATGTGTGAGGAATTAGGGTGGAAAGGAAAGAGAACAGCGTATGATGTTCTTCCACTTGTGCTCCAATTAAAAGGAGAGTCACCTCGATTTTTTGAAATTCCACAAAAGCTCGTAAAAGAAGTAGAAATTATGCATCCAGAGCTAGATGGTTTTCCAGAACTGGGTGCAAAGTGGTACGCGGTTCCAATTATTTCGAATATGCGATTAGAAATTGGTGGGATTGACTATCCGATGGCTCCGTTTAATGGCTGGTATATGGGTACCGAAATCGGCGCTAGAAATTTGGCGGATGAAGATCGCTATGATTTGCTACCAAAAGTAGCAGAACTAATGGGGCTGGACATAAAGTCAAACCGATCATTGTGGAAGGATAAAGCACTGGTGGAATTAAATATTGCGGTGTTAGATTCTTATAATAATGCGGGTGTGACAATAGTAGATCACCATACAGCAGCTAAACAATTTAAGCGCTTTGAGAAAAATGAGCAAGTGAAAGGAAGAGAGATAACCGGAAATTGGACATGGTTAATCCCCCCATTATCCCCAGCAACGACGCATGTTTTTCATAGCCCTTACAACAATGAGATTGTTACACCGAATTATTTTTATCAGAAAGACCCAGATAGCTGTTGA
- a CDS encoding 3D domain-containing protein, with protein sequence MLKIKMFLLVMFVTLSTYSVAQAAVMDGEGVEREAAIQSAPKTYTVLEGDNLYRIAVNHDVSLDTLKSWNGLNSELIQPGDVLLVGDAKPNGETAKSAPANLTPPVSTEKELLVTATAYTAYCKGCSGTTAYGIDLRANPNQKVIAVDPKVVPLGTKVWVEGYGEAIAGDIGSAIKGHKIDVFIPSYDNAMDWGVQKVKIRILN encoded by the coding sequence ATGTTGAAAATAAAAATGTTTCTGTTAGTTATGTTTGTTACCTTGTCAACGTATTCAGTTGCACAAGCAGCTGTCATGGATGGTGAGGGAGTAGAAAGAGAAGCAGCTATACAATCAGCGCCTAAAACCTATACCGTTTTAGAGGGAGATAACTTGTACAGAATTGCAGTCAACCATGATGTTTCTTTAGATACACTTAAGAGTTGGAATGGTTTGAACAGTGAGTTGATCCAACCGGGTGATGTATTACTTGTTGGTGACGCTAAGCCAAATGGCGAAACGGCTAAATCCGCACCAGCGAACTTAACTCCGCCTGTCAGTACTGAAAAAGAACTGCTCGTTACAGCAACTGCCTACACGGCGTATTGTAAAGGCTGTTCTGGGACAACCGCTTATGGTATTGACCTACGTGCTAACCCCAATCAAAAAGTCATCGCCGTAGATCCAAAAGTCGTACCACTCGGAACAAAAGTGTGGGTGGAAGGCTATGGAGAAGCGATTGCTGGGGATATAGGTAGTGCCATAAAAGGGCATAAAATCGATGTCTTTATTCCCTCGTACGACAATGCGATGGATTGGGGCGTTCAAAAAGTGAAGATAAGAATTTTGAATTGA
- the psiE gene encoding phosphate-starvation-inducible protein PsiE, producing MATYKKGYNFFLQMIPKVLQVVLNISLVFLAFILSFLLIKELFIFGHVLLENESNDYQLYLANILIFFLYFEFIAMIVKYFKEDYHFPLRYFIYIGITAMVRLIIVDHDHPINTLYYSLVILVLIIGYFIMNVTPRDRPDAKWFFKKS from the coding sequence GTGGCTACCTATAAGAAGGGCTATAATTTTTTCTTGCAAATGATTCCGAAAGTCTTGCAAGTTGTCTTGAACATTTCGCTCGTTTTTCTAGCATTTATCCTATCTTTTTTACTGATTAAGGAACTCTTTATTTTTGGACATGTTTTACTGGAAAATGAAAGTAATGATTATCAACTGTACTTGGCGAACATTCTGATTTTCTTTTTGTATTTTGAGTTTATCGCAATGATTGTGAAATACTTTAAGGAAGACTATCATTTTCCGCTCAGGTATTTTATTTATATCGGGATTACGGCGATGGTGCGATTAATCATTGTTGACCACGATCATCCCATCAATACATTGTATTATTCGCTTGTTATTCTGGTTTTAATCATTGGCTATTTCATCATGAATGTGACGCCGCGCGATCGACCTGATGCGAAATGGTTTTTCAAAAAATCTTAA
- a CDS encoding MFS transporter yields MKQYQSKEVEHYLHSTEAQQKLYKRSLIVVVMSQIFGGAGLAAGITVGALLAKEMLGSASYAGLPTALFTLGSALAAFLVGRISQRFGRRYGLSFGFIAGGIGAIAVVLAATINNVLLLFLALFVYGAGTSTNLQARYAGTDLASEKQRATAISIAMVSTTLGAVAGPNLVTPMGKFALTLGIPALAGPFILAAVAYLIAGLIFLVYLRPDPFVVARAIEVEKQRQSKANDGQQVLQSKVNRVGVVVGALVLILSHAVMVGIMTMTPVQMQNHGAQLSAVGLVIGFHIAAMYLPSLVTGILVDKIGRTFMVIASGVTLATAGVVAAFAPGGSLLWLAFALILLGLGWNFGLISGTAIMIDSTDMKTRAKTQGTVDVWVALAGTAGGLLSGVIVAYSSYAVLGFVGAYLALLLVPLIIWARMKGKRGE; encoded by the coding sequence GTGAAGCAATATCAATCGAAGGAAGTAGAGCACTACCTTCATTCAACGGAAGCGCAACAAAAGCTGTATAAACGTTCGCTTATTGTTGTCGTTATGTCGCAAATCTTCGGAGGTGCGGGACTTGCTGCGGGGATTACAGTTGGTGCGCTTCTTGCGAAGGAGATGCTAGGGAGTGCCAGTTATGCAGGACTGCCGACTGCGTTATTTACCCTCGGTTCAGCGCTAGCCGCTTTTTTAGTGGGACGGATTTCACAGCGGTTTGGTCGTCGATATGGGCTTTCTTTTGGATTTATCGCCGGGGGAATAGGGGCCATTGCGGTTGTGCTTGCTGCTACAATCAATAACGTCTTGTTATTATTTTTAGCACTATTTGTTTACGGTGCAGGTACTTCAACAAATTTACAGGCTCGTTATGCAGGCACTGACTTAGCGAGTGAGAAACAACGAGCGACTGCTATTAGTATTGCAATGGTTTCGACGACACTGGGTGCAGTAGCGGGCCCAAATTTGGTTACACCGATGGGGAAATTCGCATTGACACTAGGCATACCGGCTTTAGCAGGTCCATTTATTTTGGCCGCCGTAGCTTATCTCATCGCAGGTCTTATTTTTTTAGTATATTTACGTCCTGATCCATTTGTAGTGGCAAGAGCGATAGAGGTGGAGAAGCAACGGCAGAGCAAGGCGAATGATGGACAGCAAGTGTTACAAAGTAAGGTCAATCGTGTTGGAGTTGTCGTTGGGGCACTCGTGCTTATTCTCTCACATGCCGTAATGGTTGGAATTATGACGATGACGCCTGTTCAAATGCAAAATCATGGTGCACAACTAAGTGCAGTCGGTCTCGTCATCGGTTTCCATATTGCCGCCATGTATTTGCCATCATTGGTGACAGGCATATTGGTCGATAAAATCGGTCGCACGTTTATGGTTATCGCTTCGGGCGTTACATTAGCGACAGCAGGTGTTGTTGCCGCCTTTGCACCGGGGGGCTCTCTGTTATGGCTGGCATTTGCACTTATTTTGCTCGGTCTTGGTTGGAACTTTGGCTTAATCAGTGGGACAGCGATTATGATTGATTCGACAGATATGAAAACGCGTGCGAAAACACAGGGGACGGTTGATGTCTGGGTTGCACTTGCGGGTACGGCGGGCGGCTTATTATCAGGCGTCATTGTTGCCTATTCCAGTTATGCCGTTTTGGGATTTGTCGGTGCTTATTTAGCGTTGCTACTGGTGCCATTGATTATTTGGGCACGGATGAAAGGGAAAAGGGGTGAGTAG
- a CDS encoding zinc ribbon domain-containing protein, translating to MPSYTFRCENCGEFTLFFKSMAGNKEQTYCPTCQLASKRVYRAPNTYTLSRALSSQIEKGMEPQIMSREELGANKPRKKASANRPWQVG from the coding sequence TTGCCTAGTTATACATTTCGTTGCGAGAATTGTGGAGAGTTTACCTTGTTTTTCAAATCGATGGCAGGCAATAAAGAACAAACGTATTGTCCTACTTGCCAACTAGCGTCGAAGCGGGTTTATCGTGCGCCGAATACGTATACACTCTCGAGAGCGCTTAGTTCACAAATTGAAAAAGGAATGGAACCGCAGATTATGAGCCGAGAGGAATTAGGGGCAAACAAGCCGAGAAAAAAAGCAAGTGCGAATCGTCCGTGGCAAGTTGGGTAA
- the fmdA gene encoding formamidase yields MAKTLYKLDLSKSMEEQAHPGHNRWHPDIPAAFSVDPGTSFRMECKDWTDGQIKNDDNPNDIRDVNLARVHVLSGPVYVNGVEPGDLLVVDILDIGTFQDSEWGFNGIFAKENGGSFLVDEFPEAAKSIWDFEGIYTTSRHVPGVKFAGIIHPGLIGVAPSMELLQKWNEREKELIMTNPDRVPTLANAPNPERAVLGTLKGAEFDRVANEGARTVPPRENGGNCDIKNLSKGSKIFFPVFVKGAKLSVGDLHFSQGDGEITFCGGIEMAGWIDLKVDVIKGGMETYKIQENPVFQPGPVDPNYNDFLVFQGISVDDKNGKQHYLDANLAFRRACLNAIEYLKTLGYTGEQAYMLLSTAPVESRINGIVDVPNACCTIAIPTKIFDKDIMPK; encoded by the coding sequence ATGGCGAAAACTCTGTACAAACTTGATTTAAGCAAATCAATGGAAGAGCAAGCACATCCTGGTCACAATCGTTGGCACCCAGACATACCAGCAGCATTTTCAGTAGATCCTGGCACTTCTTTTCGAATGGAATGTAAAGATTGGACAGATGGACAAATTAAAAATGATGATAATCCAAATGATATTCGCGATGTAAATCTAGCACGTGTGCATGTGTTAAGTGGTCCAGTATATGTAAATGGCGTGGAGCCGGGCGATTTACTTGTTGTAGATATTTTAGATATTGGTACTTTTCAAGATTCAGAGTGGGGCTTTAACGGTATTTTTGCCAAAGAGAATGGGGGCAGTTTCTTAGTTGACGAATTTCCAGAAGCGGCTAAGTCAATCTGGGATTTTGAAGGCATTTATACGACTTCAAGACATGTTCCTGGTGTGAAGTTCGCAGGGATTATCCATCCGGGCTTAATAGGAGTAGCTCCCTCTATGGAGCTGTTACAAAAATGGAATGAACGAGAAAAAGAACTGATCATGACCAACCCAGATCGTGTGCCAACGTTGGCCAATGCACCCAATCCTGAGAGAGCAGTACTTGGCACATTAAAAGGAGCAGAGTTTGACCGAGTAGCAAATGAAGGGGCTCGGACAGTGCCGCCAAGAGAAAATGGAGGAAACTGTGATATTAAAAATCTATCTAAAGGATCGAAAATCTTCTTCCCGGTATTTGTGAAAGGAGCGAAGTTATCCGTCGGGGATCTTCATTTTTCACAAGGGGATGGGGAAATCACATTCTGTGGCGGTATTGAGATGGCAGGGTGGATTGACCTAAAGGTAGATGTCATCAAAGGCGGCATGGAAACGTATAAAATTCAAGAGAATCCTGTGTTTCAACCGGGTCCTGTAGATCCAAATTATAATGACTTCCTCGTTTTTCAAGGGATTTCAGTAGACGACAAAAATGGTAAGCAACATTATCTAGACGCTAATCTTGCGTTTCGCCGAGCATGTTTGAATGCCATTGAATATCTAAAAACACTTGGTTACACAGGTGAACAGGCTTATATGTTACTAAGTACAGCGCCAGTTGAAAGTCGAATCAATGGCATCGTCGACGTTCCCAATGCATGTTGTACCATTGCGATCCCTACTAAAATATTCGATAAAGACATTATGCCAAAATGA
- the hslO gene encoding Hsp33 family molecular chaperone HslO, whose translation MKDYLVKAIAYNDQVRAYAAITTETVGEAERRHQTWPTASAALGRSMTAGVILGAMLKGEEKLSIKIEGSGPIGTILVDANTKGEVRGYVTNPQTHFELNEQGKLDVQRAVGTDGMLTVSKDIGLQQPFVGYVPLVSGEIGDDFTSYIVHSEQVPSSVGVGVLVNPDQTVQGAGGFIIQLMPGTDEETIAMIEERLQDIMPISAMVEQGMTPEQILEQVLGVGHVKFLEKMPVQFQCQCSEERISNAIISLGRTEIQDMIQTDGQADANCHFCNENYHFSKQDLEVLLESAVS comes from the coding sequence GTGAAGGATTATTTAGTAAAAGCAATTGCTTATAATGACCAAGTACGTGCCTATGCGGCAATTACAACTGAAACGGTTGGAGAAGCTGAACGTCGCCATCAGACATGGCCAACAGCATCTGCAGCGCTTGGGCGCTCGATGACAGCTGGCGTGATACTTGGCGCAATGCTAAAAGGCGAGGAGAAACTTTCAATAAAAATTGAAGGCAGTGGTCCAATTGGCACCATCTTAGTCGATGCCAACACCAAAGGCGAAGTGAGGGGCTATGTGACAAATCCGCAAACGCATTTTGAGTTAAATGAGCAAGGGAAACTCGATGTACAAAGAGCGGTTGGAACGGATGGCATGCTTACCGTATCAAAAGATATTGGCTTACAACAGCCCTTTGTCGGCTATGTACCTCTTGTATCAGGTGAGATAGGCGATGATTTTACATCCTATATTGTGCATTCAGAACAAGTACCTTCCTCTGTTGGTGTGGGAGTCTTAGTGAACCCGGATCAGACGGTTCAAGGAGCAGGCGGGTTTATCATTCAACTGATGCCTGGGACAGACGAAGAGACAATCGCTATGATTGAAGAACGTCTGCAAGATATCATGCCGATTTCTGCAATGGTGGAGCAGGGAATGACACCGGAACAAATCCTTGAACAAGTACTAGGAGTAGGCCATGTGAAATTTCTAGAGAAAATGCCCGTTCAATTTCAGTGTCAATGTTCCGAGGAGAGAATCTCCAATGCCATTATTAGTTTAGGACGTACGGAGATCCAAGACATGATTCAGACGGATGGGCAGGCCGATGCAAACTGTCATTTTTGTAATGAAAACTATCATTTTTCTAAACAGGATTTGGAAGTATTACTGGAATCGGCAGTTTCATAA
- a CDS encoding MsnO8 family LLM class oxidoreductase, giving the protein MRLSVLDQAPVTTGNHAADALKKAEELAILTDELGYRRMWMAEHHGTNTFASSAPEVTAAHLAAKTQQIRIGTGGTMMMHYSPLKLAEVFKTLSAFSPGRIDFGVGRAPGGDNDSIYALSEGRPPMVNNMYEKFDTALQLINDEVPEDSLYSKTIATPSQIVLPEAWLLGSSGNSAIQAGRMGVGYSFAQFFNGQMSEAILEAYKKNFQSSAFMEKPEINVSYMVTAAETTEEAEFEAGPQDIWRLLFMKGKVGQVLTPEEARDYPLTEMDRMMIQDSRKIHLVGSAKYIATRLQQEQQQYGFDEAMICSIPHSQEKRLNVYRLLAQELL; this is encoded by the coding sequence ATGAGGTTAAGTGTTCTGGATCAGGCACCCGTAACAACGGGCAATCATGCAGCGGATGCTTTGAAAAAAGCAGAAGAGCTAGCGATTTTGACAGATGAATTAGGCTACCGTCGCATGTGGATGGCGGAGCATCATGGAACAAACACCTTTGCAAGCTCGGCGCCCGAAGTAACTGCGGCTCATTTAGCAGCCAAAACGCAACAAATTCGTATCGGTACTGGTGGCACGATGATGATGCATTATTCTCCACTAAAGCTAGCTGAAGTATTTAAGACATTAAGTGCTTTTTCACCAGGCCGCATTGATTTTGGCGTGGGGCGAGCTCCGGGCGGGGATAACGATTCTATCTATGCTTTATCTGAAGGACGTCCCCCGATGGTCAACAATATGTATGAAAAATTCGATACGGCATTGCAATTGATTAACGACGAAGTACCAGAAGATAGCCTATACAGTAAAACGATTGCGACGCCATCTCAAATCGTTTTGCCCGAAGCTTGGCTGTTAGGTTCGAGTGGCAATAGTGCCATTCAAGCAGGGCGGATGGGCGTTGGCTATTCTTTTGCACAGTTTTTTAATGGTCAGATGTCCGAAGCCATTTTAGAGGCTTATAAAAAGAACTTTCAATCTTCAGCTTTTATGGAGAAACCAGAGATCAACGTGTCTTATATGGTAACAGCAGCCGAAACAACAGAAGAGGCGGAGTTTGAGGCTGGTCCTCAAGATATTTGGCGTCTGCTGTTCATGAAAGGGAAGGTCGGGCAAGTGTTGACACCTGAAGAAGCCCGTGATTATCCGCTGACGGAAATGGACCGGATGATGATTCAAGATAGCCGGAAGATCCACCTAGTAGGTTCTGCGAAATACATTGCAACACGATTACAACAAGAGCAACAACAGTATGGATTTGATGAAGCGATGATTTGTAGCATTCCGCATTCGCAAGAAAAACGTTTGAATGTCTATCGCCTATTAGCACAGGAACTTCTGTAG
- a CDS encoding DUF896 domain-containing protein, whose translation MIKGLDRINELAKKQRDEGLTNAEMVEQTVLQQDYLREIRGQVLNTVSGITVLDPLGNDVTPDKVQQERKSTT comes from the coding sequence ATGATTAAAGGGTTAGATCGTATTAATGAATTAGCAAAAAAGCAAAGGGATGAAGGGTTGACCAATGCTGAAATGGTGGAGCAAACGGTTTTGCAACAAGATTACTTACGCGAAATCCGTGGACAGGTTTTGAACACCGTTTCAGGGATCACTGTACTCGATCCACTCGGTAATGATGTGACTCCTGACAAAGTACAGCAAGAAAGGAAGTCAACGACATGA
- a CDS encoding LLM class oxidoreductase, which yields MDNFQTHYGFAQTFKEHTLTLGLAFPLESYVGSFPEMDLEEQMLLVKKAEILGFASLFVRDAPLYDANFGDVGALYDPWVFLSYVAAHTERIALGTSSIVTTLRHPLHVAKSAASLDKISKQRLLLGVATGDRPIEFPVFKVDVNEKAALFRESIVVMKKAWKESFPQMQTERVDMLQGDIVPKPALSAIPILGTGYSGQTIEWLAEHTDGWLFYSQEVNEQRRLVKKWRKAAGGFKPFAQALAIDLAENPNEAPKPIKGGFRSGYKFLIDYLHAYRDAGVNHVMFGLKNGKRPASEVIQELGEYVVPHFPTNTR from the coding sequence ATGGATAATTTTCAAACACATTATGGCTTTGCGCAAACATTTAAAGAGCATACATTAACACTTGGGCTAGCGTTTCCTTTGGAGTCGTATGTAGGAAGTTTTCCGGAGATGGATTTGGAGGAGCAAATGCTACTGGTGAAAAAGGCGGAAATTCTAGGGTTCGCCTCCTTGTTTGTTAGGGATGCTCCACTCTATGATGCGAACTTCGGTGATGTTGGGGCCCTATACGATCCATGGGTGTTTCTTTCTTATGTAGCAGCACATACGGAGCGAATTGCGCTTGGTACTTCCAGTATTGTGACGACATTGCGTCACCCACTTCACGTAGCCAAGTCAGCTGCTTCGTTGGATAAAATCTCGAAACAGCGGTTGTTATTAGGTGTTGCGACTGGTGACAGACCCATTGAATTCCCGGTATTTAAAGTGGATGTTAACGAAAAAGCAGCATTATTTAGAGAGTCTATTGTGGTCATGAAAAAAGCTTGGAAAGAATCATTTCCGCAAATGCAAACAGAGCGAGTCGATATGTTGCAAGGTGATATCGTTCCGAAACCAGCTTTATCTGCTATTCCGATTTTAGGAACGGGCTATTCTGGCCAGACGATTGAGTGGCTAGCGGAGCATACAGATGGCTGGTTATTTTATTCCCAAGAGGTCAATGAACAGCGCAGGCTTGTGAAGAAATGGAGAAAAGCAGCTGGTGGATTCAAACCATTTGCGCAAGCTTTGGCGATTGATTTAGCAGAGAATCCAAATGAAGCGCCTAAACCGATAAAGGGCGGGTTTAGATCGGGGTATAAGTTTTTAATTGATTATTTACATGCATATCGGGATGCGGGCGTTAATCATGTCATGTTTGGGCTGAAGAATGGAAAGCGACCGGCCTCAGAAGTAATTCAAGAATTAGGCGAATATGTGGTTCCTCATTTCCCTACAAATACACGATGA
- a CDS encoding Rrf2 family transcriptional regulator — protein MQMKTGVEQSVYAILILNMLPDRAVLPGEAISQQLGTSPTYFQKLLRKLVRADLITSVAGVKGGFRLKKKPEEIRVYDVYLAIEGQQSLYSPSGILDDMLELEKEDACCLLTDLMDEAESTWKTVLKRETIASLYEETTSRFPEKVESLKEWIQEKACK, from the coding sequence ATGCAGATGAAAACAGGTGTTGAACAATCTGTCTACGCTATTCTAATCCTGAATATGTTGCCAGATCGAGCGGTATTACCAGGGGAGGCTATTAGTCAACAGTTGGGAACTTCACCCACTTATTTTCAAAAACTGTTGAGAAAGTTAGTCAGGGCAGACCTGATTACTTCTGTCGCAGGTGTAAAAGGCGGCTTTAGATTAAAGAAAAAACCTGAAGAAATTCGAGTGTACGATGTGTATCTCGCAATTGAGGGTCAACAATCCCTTTATTCTCCAAGTGGGATTCTCGATGACATGCTTGAATTGGAAAAAGAGGATGCATGCTGTTTATTGACGGATTTAATGGATGAAGCTGAATCGACTTGGAAAACGGTGTTGAAGCGTGAAACCATTGCGTCTTTATATGAGGAAACGACTTCTCGCTTTCCTGAAAAAGTGGAGAGTTTAAAAGAATGGATACAAGAAAAAGCGTGTAAGTAG
- a CDS encoding FMN-dependent NADH-azoreductase codes for MNILVVKANNRPASEAISSKMYETFMENIKDAKNLNVTTFDVFAEDMPYFGQDLFNAFGKMQNGEELSNLEQRLVAAKQKTMDALTAADVVVFAFPLWNLTIPAPLQTFVDYVYQAGYAFKYNEEGQLVSLMTEKKAILLNARGGIYSTPETAPMEMSATYMRNVFGGVFGMTVEEVIIEGHNAMPGEAEQIVAQGLEKVAEVAKALAAQPTTV; via the coding sequence ATGAATATTTTAGTTGTAAAAGCAAATAACCGCCCAGCTTCAGAGGCAATCTCAAGCAAAATGTACGAAACATTTATGGAAAATATAAAAGATGCAAAAAATCTTAACGTCACAACATTCGACGTGTTCGCAGAAGATATGCCGTACTTCGGTCAAGATCTATTCAACGCATTTGGCAAAATGCAAAATGGCGAAGAACTATCTAATCTTGAGCAACGCCTTGTTGCAGCGAAACAAAAAACAATGGATGCTTTAACAGCTGCGGATGTAGTCGTTTTCGCATTCCCACTTTGGAACTTAACAATTCCAGCACCACTACAAACATTTGTGGACTATGTCTACCAAGCAGGCTATGCGTTTAAATATAACGAAGAAGGCCAATTGGTCAGCTTAATGACTGAGAAAAAAGCAATTCTATTGAATGCACGTGGCGGTATCTACTCTACGCCTGAAACAGCGCCAATGGAAATGTCAGCTACGTATATGCGTAATGTATTTGGCGGCGTGTTCGGTATGACTGTTGAAGAAGTCATCATTGAAGGCCATAATGCAATGCCAGGTGAAGCGGAGCAAATCGTTGCACAAGGTCTTGAAAAAGTGGCTGAAGTTGCAAAAGCATTGGCTGCTCAACCAACTACTGTATAA
- a CDS encoding response regulator transcription factor, with translation MFTILIIEDEKKIGDLIAKDLKKWGYAPRLIHDFQKVEETFLAVQPHLVILDINLPYFNGFYWCERIRRHSNAPIIFLSSRTEEIDMMMALNIGGDDFIQKPFSMDMLLTKVHALLRRTYTYHTIETDIIVHRDLALHSKKSVICIQDNEVELTRNEFKILCILLEHKNQIVQRDEIMRALWEDESFIDDNTLTVNVNRLRHKLREHGLDDYIQTKKGQGYMLI, from the coding sequence GTGTTTACCATATTAATTATTGAGGATGAGAAGAAAATCGGCGATCTTATCGCAAAGGATTTAAAAAAATGGGGCTATGCTCCTCGACTCATTCATGATTTCCAAAAAGTAGAAGAAACATTTCTAGCCGTTCAACCACATCTCGTTATTTTAGATATTAACCTACCCTATTTTAATGGATTCTATTGGTGTGAACGCATACGAAGGCATTCTAATGCACCTATCATTTTTCTCTCTTCCCGGACGGAGGAAATCGATATGATGATGGCATTAAATATTGGGGGCGATGACTTTATCCAGAAGCCATTCTCAATGGATATGCTCCTCACAAAGGTTCATGCCCTGCTCAGAAGAACCTATACATATCACACTATCGAAACAGACATCATCGTGCACCGGGATCTAGCTTTACATAGTAAAAAATCCGTCATTTGTATTCAGGACAACGAAGTAGAGTTGACACGCAATGAATTTAAAATTCTTTGCATACTCCTCGAGCATAAAAATCAAATTGTACAGCGTGATGAAATAATGCGTGCATTATGGGAAGACGAAAGCTTCATCGATGACAACACACTAACTGTCAACGTGAATCGGTTACGTCACAAACTACGTGAACATGGACTAGATGATTATATTCAAACGAAAAAAGGACAGGGGTATATGTTGATATGA